From Coffea arabica cultivar ET-39 chromosome 2e, Coffea Arabica ET-39 HiFi, whole genome shotgun sequence, the proteins below share one genomic window:
- the LOC113730979 gene encoding uncharacterized protein isoform X2, which translates to MARISMNHRILTWDNREIEYSGDPAIHIPDTVFRFLDEESEGSLVGSFSDNGENEIQDDDNNEEKDVPANDRDKSFWESQNQLLQGTLCRTSSIESKIRTITKEAVKEVQQSGNLICNCGRATNADGCKNCLMKEVCRRLQSAGFNSAICKSKWRSSPDIPSALTLFCR; encoded by the exons ATGGCTAGAATTTCCATGAATCACCGGATTTTGACGTGGGATAATCGGGAAATTGAGTATTCCGGTGACCCCGCGATCCATATACCGGATACAGTTTTCAGATTTCTTGATGAAGAAAGTGAAGGGTCGTTGGTTGGCAGCTTTAGCGACAATGGTGAAAATGAAATCCAGGACGACGATAATAACGAAGAGAAAGACGTTCCAGCGAATGATCGAGATAAAAGTTTTTGGGAATCACAAAATCAGCTGTTGCAA GGTACATTATGCAGAACAAGTTCTATAGAATCAAAAATCAGAACTATCACAAAAGAAGCAGTAAAAGAAGTACAACAGTCGGGGAATCTGATCTGTAATTGCGGAAGAGCAACTAATGCTGACGGTTGCAAAAATTGTCTGATGAAAGAGGTCTGCAGACGCCTTCAAAGTGCAGGTTTCAATAGTGCAATTTGCAAGTCCAAGTGGAGGAGCTCACCAGATATTCCATCAG CACTTACGCTGTTTTGCAGGTGA
- the LOC113730979 gene encoding uncharacterized protein isoform X1, producing MARISMNHRILTWDNREIEYSGDPAIHIPDTVFRFLDEESEGSLVGSFSDNGENEIQDDDNNEEKDVPANDRDKSFWESQNQLLQGTLCRTSSIESKIRTITKEAVKEVQQSGNLICNCGRATNADGCKNCLMKEVCRRLQSAGFNSAICKSKWRSSPDIPSGEHTFLDVIDNSNSKKGARVIIELSFRAEFEMARASEEYNQLIKRLPDVFVGKIERLLSLIKILCSAAKRCMKDKKMHLGPWRKHKYMQAKWLKTCERTTSSAPLSTVCSSRPARPRASMLTVDLLESMPGLHLTAVEVI from the exons ATGGCTAGAATTTCCATGAATCACCGGATTTTGACGTGGGATAATCGGGAAATTGAGTATTCCGGTGACCCCGCGATCCATATACCGGATACAGTTTTCAGATTTCTTGATGAAGAAAGTGAAGGGTCGTTGGTTGGCAGCTTTAGCGACAATGGTGAAAATGAAATCCAGGACGACGATAATAACGAAGAGAAAGACGTTCCAGCGAATGATCGAGATAAAAGTTTTTGGGAATCACAAAATCAGCTGTTGCAA GGTACATTATGCAGAACAAGTTCTATAGAATCAAAAATCAGAACTATCACAAAAGAAGCAGTAAAAGAAGTACAACAGTCGGGGAATCTGATCTGTAATTGCGGAAGAGCAACTAATGCTGACGGTTGCAAAAATTGTCTGATGAAAGAGGTCTGCAGACGCCTTCAAAGTGCAGGTTTCAATAGTGCAATTTGCAAGTCCAAGTGGAGGAGCTCACCAGATATTCCATCAG GTGAACATACCTTTCTGGATGTAATAGACAACTCAAATTCCAAAAAAGGAGCGAGGGTGATCATAGAATTGAGTTTTCGAGCCGAATTTGAGATGGCAAGAGCAAGTGAAGAATATAACCAGCTTATCAAGAGGCTTCCCGACGTATTTGTAGGTAAAATTGAAAGATTGTTGTCTTTAATCAAGATTTTGTGCTCGGCAGCTAAAAGGTGCATGAAGGACAAGAAAATGCACTTGGGGCCATGGAGAAAACACAAATACATGCAAGCTAAATGGCTGAAAACTTGTGAACGTACAACATCTTCTGCACCCTTATCAACAGTATGCTCTAGCCGACCAGCTCGGCCGAGGGCTTCCATGCTTACAGTAGATTTGTTGGAGAGCATGCCCGGTTTACATCTTACAGCAGTTGAAGTCATATAG